From a region of the Canis lupus dingo isolate Sandy chromosome 5, ASM325472v2, whole genome shotgun sequence genome:
- the LOC112671009 gene encoding putative olfactory receptor 10D4 — MKNHTPVTEFLLMGIPYTKGLENMLFVLFLAFYFLTLLGNLLILLAILTSSNLHTPMYFFLGNLSVFDIFFPSVSSPKMMLSLVGQSRTISYPGCACQLFFYHFLGCTECFLYTVMAYDRFAAICHPLQYTVIMNRRVCTIMTLGTWVGSCLHAAVLTFLIFHLPFCGPNEVDNFFCDIPVVLPLACADTSLAQTVSFTNVGIVALICFLLILTSYIRIVVSVLKISSSEGRRRAFSTCSAHLTSILLFYGPVVLIYLRPASSPWLDSVVQVLNNIVTPSLNPLIYTLRNKDVKLALRKALIQGVHTCGV, encoded by the coding sequence ATGAAGAATCACACTCCTGTAACCGAGTTCCTCCTGATGGGAATCCCTTACACAAAAGGGCTGGAAAACATGCTCTTCGTCTTATTTCTGGCCTTCTACTTTCTCACTCTTCTGGGGAACCTGCTCATTCTTCTGGCCATCCTCACTTCCTCCAACCTGCACACCCCCATGTATTTCTTCCTGGGAAACCTGTCTGTGTTCgatatatttttcccttcagtGAGCTCCCCCAAAATGATGCTCTCCCTAGTGGGGCAAAGCCGGACCATCTCTTACCCGGGCTGTGCCTGTCAGCTCTTCTTTTACCACTTCCTGGGCTGCACTGAGTGTTTCCTGTACACcgtgatggcctatgaccgctttGCGGCCATCTGTCACCCTCTGCAGTACACAGTCATCATGAATCGCAGAGTGTGCACCATCATGACGctaggcacctgggtggggaGCTGTCTGCATGCAGCTGTACTCACATTCCTCATCTTTCACTTACCCTTCTGCGGCCCCAATGAGGTGGACAATTTCTTCTGTGATATCCCAGTGGTGTTACCCCTGGCCTGTGCAGACACCTCTCTAGCTCAGACAGTGAGTTTTACCAATGTAGGTATTGTTGcactcatctgttttcttcttatcCTCACTTCTTATATTCGCATTGTTGTCTCTGTATTGAAAATTAGCTCCTCAGAAGGCCGGCGAAGAGCTTTTTCAACCTGCAGTGCCCACCTGACTTCCATCCTGCTCTTCTATGGACCGGTGGTCCTCATTTATCTCcggcctgcctccagcccctggtTGGATTCTGTGGTTCAGGTGTTGAATAATATTGTCACCCCTTCCCTGAATCCTTTGATATACACCTTGAGAAACAAGGATGTGAAGTTGGCTCTGAGGAAAGCACTGATCCAAGGAGTACATACTTGTGGGGTGTAA